Proteins encoded together in one Rhipicephalus sanguineus isolate Rsan-2018 chromosome 9, BIME_Rsan_1.4, whole genome shotgun sequence window:
- the LOC125759795 gene encoding uncharacterized protein LOC125759795 codes for MVRRVSNKRGGLRCKDALRLAHAFVTSRVLYSAPYLHLRKFDENALEVILRKIYKRALDLPVSTSNQRLLGLGMVNTFKELREAHLTNQYTRLSKTPSGRRLLARLHINHSIHTEERVQIPEIWRYSLHVRPLPANMTRDDHSGRRLARAEALARHYGHKFGVFYVDASGPHHGGWYTAAVVHQNTAVNGLTFRAHNITHAEEIAITLAAADQDSRVIITDSRGACRNIEQGYIPYLAYKILQNSSYLGAPAHRTIIWAPAHTGLDGNETADAAARALTLRAPSSSPTDPDLEPNPAYTFKEVTQFYQSSHNIYPKPCRGLTKAEERILLRLYTKTLLCPAIIKHFDPACTGKCPHCEENSCDIFHMVWACQKTPNLTPLPNPSREDWEAALLGCSDLTAQRALVERARAAAIANGLP; via the coding sequence ATGGTCCGCCGGGTTTCCAACAAGCGCGGGGGGTTACGATGCAAAGACGCCTTGCGGCTGGCGCATGCATTCGTAACCAGCCGAGTCCTGTACTCGGCCCCATACCTCCACCTACGCAAATTCGACGAGAATGCACTCGAAGTCATTCTCCGCAAAATCTACAAGCGCGCCCTCGACCTTCCTGTCAGCACCTCTAACCAGCGCCTTCTGGGCCTGGGAATGGTGAACACCTTCAAGGAGCTTCGAGAGGCGCACTTGACTAACCAATATACTAGACTCTCTAAAACACCGTCGGGTCGCCGCCTCCTTGCCCGACTACACATCAATCATTCAATACATACGGAAGAGCGCGTACAGATTCCAGAAATTTGGCGATACTCCCTGCACGTGCGCCCTCTTCCGGCTAACATGACCCGAGACGACCACAGTGGCCGACGCCTCGCGCGGGCAGAAGCCTTGGCTCGACACTACGGCCACAAATTCGGAGTATTCTacgtggacgcctccggcccgCACCACGGGGGTTGGTACACGGCTGCGGTCGTCCACCAAAACACCGCTGTAAACGGACTCACCTTCCGTGCACATAACATTACGCACGCGGAGGAGATCGCCATCACACTAGCCGCCGCAGATCAGGACTCAAGGGTCATCATCACTGACTCAAGGGGTGCCTGTCGCAATATAGAACAGGGATACATTCCGTACCTTGCCTATAAAATTTTGCAGAACAGCAGCTACCTAGGTGCCCCCGCGCACCGAACGATCATATGGGCTCCGGCTCACACGGGCCTCGATGGTAATGAGACGGCCGatgccgctgcccgcgcgctCACTCTCCGGGCACCATCCTCGTCCCCTACCGATCCGGACCTCGAACCCAATCCCGCCTACACCTTTAAGGAGGTCACACAATTTTATCAATCCAGCCATAATATCTATCCAAAACCCTGTAGAGGCCTCACGAAGGCGGAGGAGCGAATCCTCCTCCGCCTTTATACCAAAACTTTATTGTGCCCGGCAATTATAAAACACTTTGACCCCGCTTGCACGGGAAAGTGCCCGCATTGTGAGGAAAATTCCTGTGAcattttccacatggtgtgggcatgccaaaAAACCCCAAACCTTACCCCACTACCCAACCCTtcgcgggaggactgggaggcagccctgctcggctgctctgacctgacggcccaacgggccttggtcgagcgggcccgggccgcggccatcgccaatgggctcccgtaa